In Cyclopterus lumpus isolate fCycLum1 chromosome 9, fCycLum1.pri, whole genome shotgun sequence, a single genomic region encodes these proteins:
- the slc1a3a gene encoding solute carrier family 1 member 3a isoform X1, with amino-acid sequence MTQSNGENPQRNRSGLHQIRTVIQSRSLLAKKRVESITKEDVKGFFLRNAFVLFTVIAVILGIILGFALRPYKMSYREVKYFSFPGELLMRMLQMLVLPLLVSSLITGMAALDGRASGKMGLRAVVYYTTTTIIAVFIGIILVLIIHPGKGSKDEFIKQPQMAEINPTDAFLDLIRNMFPPNIVEACTKQFKTQYAKRVVYVTITVNDTIFTVNGSQVITREEMIPVPGSVNGINALGLVVFSICFGLIIGSMKEQGQPLKDFFDCLNEAIMRLVAIIMWYAPIGILFLIAGKIVEMDDITSMGGQLGMYTVTVICGLLIHAVIVLPTLYLIVTKKNPFVFIGGILQALVTALGTSSSSATLPITFKCLEENNKVDKRVTRFVLPVGATINMDGTALYEALAAIFIAQVNDYDLNFGQILTISITATAASIGAAGIPQAGLVTMIIVLTSVGLPTDDISLIIAVDWFLDRFRTITNVLGDSIGAGIVEHLSRHELQKKDPEMGNSVVEEANKKPYQLICQENEYDTERPAHSETKM; translated from the exons ATGACTCAGAGCAACGGGGAGAACCCACAAAGGAACCGGAGCGGTCTCCATCAGATCCGGACCGTGATCCAGTCCCGATCCCTGCTGGCCAAGAAGAGAGTGGAGAGCATCACGAAGGAGGATGTGAAAGGATTCTTCTTGAGAAATGCCTTTGTGCTCTTTACCGTCATTGCTGTAATTCTTG GCATCATACTTGGATTTGCCCTGCGACCTTATAAGATGTCTTATCGGGAGGTGAAGTACTTCTCGTTCCCTGGAGAGCTGCTGATGAGAATGCTTCAGATGCTCGTGCTGCCCCTGCTGGTTTCCAGCCTCATCACAG GGATGGCCGCTCTGGACGGCCGTGCTTCTGGAAAAATGGGGTTGAGGGCGGTGGTCTACTACACCACCACTACTATCATTGCTGTGTTCATCGGTATCATCTTGGTTCTCATTATTCACCCTGGAAAAGGATCAAAGGATGAATTCATCAAACAGCCACAGATGGCGGAGATCAACCCAACTGATgccttcctggacctcatccg aaaCATGTTTCCTCCGAACATTGTGGAAGCTTGCACCAAACAG TTCAAGACGCAGTATGCCAAGAGAGTAGTCTATGTGACGATTACAGTGAATGACACCATATTCACAGTCAATGGTAGCCAGGTGATCACCCGGGAGGAGATGATCCCAGTGCCGGGGTCGGTTAATGGCATCAATGCTCTCGGCCTGGTGGTATTCTCCATCTGCTTCGGTCTGATCATCGGGAGCATGAAGGAACAGGGGCAGCCTCTCAAGGACTTCTTCGACTGTCTCAATGAAGCCATTATGAGGCTGGTCGCTATAATCATGTG GTATGCCCCTATCGGTATCCTGTTCCTGATTGCTGGTAAGATCGTGGAGATGGACGACATCACATCCATGGGTGGCCAGCTGGGAATGTACACAGTGACAGTCATTTGTGGCCTGCTCATCCACGCCGTAATTGTCCTGCCAACGCTCTACTTGATCGTCACCAAGAAGAACCCCTTCGTTTTCATTGGTGGGATTTTGCAGGCCCTCGTCACTGCCCTGGGAACATCATCAAG TTCTGCCACACTGCCCATCACCTTTAAATGcctggaggaaaacaacaaGGTGGACAAGCGCGTGACCCGTTTCGTGCTCCCAGTTGGCGCCACCATAAACATGGATGGCACAGCTTTATATGAAGCCCTGGCTGCCATCTTTATTGCTCAGGTCAATGATTATGACCTTAACTTTGGACAGATTCTCACCATCAG TATCACAGCCACAGCAGCCAGTATTGGAGCAGCTGGAATCCCTCAGGCAGGATTGGTGACCATGATAATAGTGCTAACGTCTGTAGGCCTGCCCACTGATGACATCTCACTCATCATTGCAGTTGATTGGTTCCT GGACCGATTCCGCACCATCACCAATGTCCTTGGAGACTCCATCGGTGCAGGTATAGTGGAGCACCTGTCTCGCCACGAGTTGCAGAAGAAGGACCCCGAGATGGGCAACTCAGTGGTGGAGGAGGCCAACAAGAAGCCGTACCAGCTCATCTGCCAGGAGAATGAGTACGATACAGAGAGGCCTGCTCACAGCGAGACAAAGATGTAG
- the slc1a3a gene encoding solute carrier family 1 member 3a isoform X2 codes for MSYREVKYFSFPGELLMRMLQMLVLPLLVSSLITGMAALDGRASGKMGLRAVVYYTTTTIIAVFIGIILVLIIHPGKGSKDEFIKQPQMAEINPTDAFLDLIRNMFPPNIVEACTKQFKTQYAKRVVYVTITVNDTIFTVNGSQVITREEMIPVPGSVNGINALGLVVFSICFGLIIGSMKEQGQPLKDFFDCLNEAIMRLVAIIMWYAPIGILFLIAGKIVEMDDITSMGGQLGMYTVTVICGLLIHAVIVLPTLYLIVTKKNPFVFIGGILQALVTALGTSSSSATLPITFKCLEENNKVDKRVTRFVLPVGATINMDGTALYEALAAIFIAQVNDYDLNFGQILTISITATAASIGAAGIPQAGLVTMIIVLTSVGLPTDDISLIIAVDWFLDRFRTITNVLGDSIGAGIVEHLSRHELQKKDPEMGNSVVEEANKKPYQLICQENEYDTERPAHSETKM; via the exons ATGTCTTATCGGGAGGTGAAGTACTTCTCGTTCCCTGGAGAGCTGCTGATGAGAATGCTTCAGATGCTCGTGCTGCCCCTGCTGGTTTCCAGCCTCATCACAG GGATGGCCGCTCTGGACGGCCGTGCTTCTGGAAAAATGGGGTTGAGGGCGGTGGTCTACTACACCACCACTACTATCATTGCTGTGTTCATCGGTATCATCTTGGTTCTCATTATTCACCCTGGAAAAGGATCAAAGGATGAATTCATCAAACAGCCACAGATGGCGGAGATCAACCCAACTGATgccttcctggacctcatccg aaaCATGTTTCCTCCGAACATTGTGGAAGCTTGCACCAAACAG TTCAAGACGCAGTATGCCAAGAGAGTAGTCTATGTGACGATTACAGTGAATGACACCATATTCACAGTCAATGGTAGCCAGGTGATCACCCGGGAGGAGATGATCCCAGTGCCGGGGTCGGTTAATGGCATCAATGCTCTCGGCCTGGTGGTATTCTCCATCTGCTTCGGTCTGATCATCGGGAGCATGAAGGAACAGGGGCAGCCTCTCAAGGACTTCTTCGACTGTCTCAATGAAGCCATTATGAGGCTGGTCGCTATAATCATGTG GTATGCCCCTATCGGTATCCTGTTCCTGATTGCTGGTAAGATCGTGGAGATGGACGACATCACATCCATGGGTGGCCAGCTGGGAATGTACACAGTGACAGTCATTTGTGGCCTGCTCATCCACGCCGTAATTGTCCTGCCAACGCTCTACTTGATCGTCACCAAGAAGAACCCCTTCGTTTTCATTGGTGGGATTTTGCAGGCCCTCGTCACTGCCCTGGGAACATCATCAAG TTCTGCCACACTGCCCATCACCTTTAAATGcctggaggaaaacaacaaGGTGGACAAGCGCGTGACCCGTTTCGTGCTCCCAGTTGGCGCCACCATAAACATGGATGGCACAGCTTTATATGAAGCCCTGGCTGCCATCTTTATTGCTCAGGTCAATGATTATGACCTTAACTTTGGACAGATTCTCACCATCAG TATCACAGCCACAGCAGCCAGTATTGGAGCAGCTGGAATCCCTCAGGCAGGATTGGTGACCATGATAATAGTGCTAACGTCTGTAGGCCTGCCCACTGATGACATCTCACTCATCATTGCAGTTGATTGGTTCCT GGACCGATTCCGCACCATCACCAATGTCCTTGGAGACTCCATCGGTGCAGGTATAGTGGAGCACCTGTCTCGCCACGAGTTGCAGAAGAAGGACCCCGAGATGGGCAACTCAGTGGTGGAGGAGGCCAACAAGAAGCCGTACCAGCTCATCTGCCAGGAGAATGAGTACGATACAGAGAGGCCTGCTCACAGCGAGACAAAGATGTAG